Proteins found in one Triticum aestivum cultivar Chinese Spring chromosome 4D, IWGSC CS RefSeq v2.1, whole genome shotgun sequence genomic segment:
- the LOC123099407 gene encoding 1,4-dihydroxy-2-naphthoyl-CoA thioesterase 1 codes for MGDATAPAGSKTAELDAPLSALGFEIEEVSPSRLTGRLVVTDTCCQPFKVLHGGVSALIAEGLASMGAHMASGYRRVAGMQLSINHFRSAAAGDTVLARAVPIHIGRSTQVWEVKLWKMDASTQGEGPQIAEARVTLLCNLPVPDEMKSAGESLRKYSKL; via the exons CCCCGGCGGGCAGCAAGACGGCGGAGCTGGACGCACCGCTCAGCGCCCTCGGCTTCGAGATCGAGGAGGTCTCGCCGTCGCGTCTCACCGGCCGCCTTGTCGTCACGGACACCTGCTGCCAG CCGTTCAAGGTGCTCCACGGCGGCGTGTCGGCGCTCATCGCGGAGGGCCTGGCAAGCATGGGCGCGCACATGGCGTCGGGCTACCGCCGCGTCGCCGGCATGCAGCTCAGCATCAACCACTTCcggagcgccgccgccggcgacacCGTCCTCGCGCGCGCCGTCCCCATCCACATCGGCCGCTCCACCCAG GTATGGGAGGTGAAGCTATGGAAGATGGATGCATCCACACAGGGGGAAGGGCCTCAAATCGCCGAGGCAAGGGTCACGCTCCTCTGTAATCTACCCGTGCCGGATGAGATGAAAAGTGCGGGAGAATCCCTTAGAAAATACTCTAAACTGTAA